Within Vidua chalybeata isolate OUT-0048 chromosome 26, bVidCha1 merged haplotype, whole genome shotgun sequence, the genomic segment GTTCAGGACAGACCCAGCtccctgtggggctggcacGTGTGGCTTCAGGATAGGCCTGTCCCAACTTGCAGCCTTGGTCACCCAACAATTCCAGAGCCCGTAAAGGAGAGATTTATGACTTCTCTGACCTTGCAAATTGATGAGTCAGATGGTGAAGGTTTTTTGCTGCATTCCCAGGCTTTAAAGAACCCTGCAGGTTCCCAAAGCCTGGAAGCTCTCCTGCTAGGGCCCTGTCCCAGCATGATAATCATGCCCAGGCTGCAGCgagagggagcagctggtgctgaATGTGCTGAGGGTCATTTCTCCACATCCTTCTGCCTGGGAAGGGTGTGATATCCCCTGCTTCCCGAGGGCAgcacaccagccctggaggcTGCAGCCTTGCCAAGCCTCAGCGGGATCAGGCAGGAGGTTTCAGATGCCTAAACCCTTCTTGGGGTTCTTGTTGCAAACTCACGAGGGGGATCTCCCCTTCCCTGGTGTCCTGCCATGGCTgcactgggctctgctgccatcccagccagagctggggggTGGCTGTCACAGTGTGGTCGGTCTTTAGACTTTGTAACTTCCTTTCCTTAATTTCCCGAGTGCAGGGAGGGGGCAGTCCTCCTTCCCCAAGGACATGGAAGGCTGGACTGtctccacctctccagccaggctgggcctCCTGCCAGTGTGGGGCCAGGGGGCGTTATCAGGGCTGGgccagccctgggagccagTCCTGTCACCCCCCAGGACACCCAGATTATGGGGGGCCCTCGCCTGCCGTGTGCCGCAGCGATAGCACCGCGGGCGTGCGACACCTGTGCTCACGCTGCTGgcctggggatgctgggggggCTCCCAGGGGACCTTATCCCTggacagggacccccccagCCTCGAGCATCCCCTGCCGTGCGTTGCAGGGGGACAGTGCCATGGCTGAGAAGATGCCACCGAGCCCCGGCGGGGGCATCACGCCGCTGCAGCAGATGCTGGCCTCAGGGACAGGTGCCATCCTCACCTCCCTCTTCGGTGAGCATGGCAGGGTGGGGGGCTGGCACGGGGGGTGTCAGGGCTAAGGGTGGGCGCCGGggtgaggggctggcagggggggTTGTCAGGGCTAAGGGATGGTGTCTTTTTAGTGACGCCGCTGGACGTGGTGAAGATCCGGCTGCAGGCCCAGAGGACCCCCTTCTCCAAAGGTAACCCCACTCAGGGCAGGGcggggggctgcagccagtcCCACCAGGGGGGTGtctcagctggcagagctggtggcagggATGTCTCTGCTCTGGAGCGCGGGGCCATCGCGAGGTGGCAGGTTACCATGGGCCCCTCATCCTCACGGGCCCGGGGGCCCTGCCGGGGGAGCTGGGCTCCTGCTTGGCTCTGTCCTTCCCCCTCCTGGCAGCCTGGTGCCGAGGGGGTCAGCGCTGTgcctggcagcccccagccctccagAGGCTCagcttgctgcagctgctggctgctcccccACTGCCTTTGTTCCAGTCTCCGTGCTGCTGCCCTTGGGCTCTGCCCCTTCCTGTGGGGTCagtgggctggggctggccccAAGGGACTGGTTTGGTGACAGTAGGAACTGCTTGGGAAGTGGCTGTGGGGGCATGCAGTCACCCATAGAgctctccccctgcccagctgggagctgtagCACCCCAGCCCTGTGTGGTGGCACGTCCCCTGTGTGGTTGCTCAGTGTGTCCCCATTGTGTGTTTCAGTGTTGGCAGCGCAGTCAGTGCCCTGGGGCGCTCAGCCGGCCACATGTGAGTACGCCaggggctcctgctgccagtggcTTCACTTTCCCAAGCCTTCATCCTGGTTTGCTTCTCCACTGGCGGTGGCTTGGGCTCCTCTGGCTGTGGGGACATCCCTGCTGAcattgtccccagcccaggctgtccctgcacCCCTGCTTcggggctggctgtgccagaTCTGTGGGGATCTGTTGTGCAGCAGGTCTGGCTGTCTGTGATCCCCCTGTCTTGTCACTCTGTCCTGTCGCCACATCAAAGTCCCCCTGGATTTCCACTGCCCAGTGTCCCTTGTGCCTGGCTTGAGAACACAGTGGAGGGGCCAGTGCTGATGTCCCcactgtgccagggcagcagagccaagaTCAAGTGAGGCATAAACCCTCTGCCGTTGCTGGCAGTGGGTCCTGctgcatccccatccctgccatggagCTGGGTGTCCCCGTGCCCTGGTTCTGGCCATGATCAGACCCTGGAGGGTTGTTCCTCTCCTGGCCTTGGTCTTGGACTGGTGCACACTGGGCTCAAGCACAGAGGGTTTGGCTCCTTCCTGGAAGATGTGACAGCTTTGGGATCAGCTCTGGGCAtggggcagaggggaagggTCTCCTGTGTAATGGCCGTGCCGTTGTTTCCTGCCCCAGGGAAGTGTTTCCTCTACTGCAACGGGCTCATGGACCACCTGTACGTCTGCCAGAACGGCAACGGCTGCACCGCCTGGTACAAGGCCCCCGGCCACTTCACCGGCACGCTGGTAGGAGCTCCAGGCGTGGGCAGGGGCCTCCCCACCCCAGATGGGTGTCAGGGTGTTTTCTGGGGGATTGCTTGTCCTTCTCCCACCTGTGACTCCTGTCCCTGGTGCTCCGCTCTCTCCCCAGGATGCCTTTGTGAAGATCACACGCTATGAGGGCATCAGATCTCTGTGGAGCGGCTTGCCCCCCACCCTGTGAGTTTGGGGATTCTGGCTGCTACCACCTACCCAGGCAAACAGACTTAGGTCCCAagccccctgccagcccccagggAGGGCATGTGCCCCTCACTGCCCTTCTTCTCCTCGCAGGGTCATGGCCGTGCCAGCCACCGTCATTTACTTCACCACCTATGACCAGCTCCGGGACTACCTGCACGCCCGGATGGGGAGCTGGAACCACTACATCCCCTTGCTGGCTGGGGCCCTCGCCAGGCGTGAGTACCCCTCCTCTCTGGGGTCCCCCCCTGGCAGCAGAGCGTGGCAGGTCTCAGTGCCAGTGCCTGGCTCTCCTGGCGTGGCGCTGATGGCTCTGGGACGGCCGCTGGAGCGGACAGGGCTCATTCCCTTCTGTGTCCCTTCTGTCGCAGTGGGTGCTGTGACAGTCATCAGCCCCCTGGAGCTGATCCGCACCAAGATGCagtcccagcagctcagctacCGCGAGCTGCGCGTCTGCATCCAGTCAGCAGTGGCCCAGGACGGCTGGCTGTCCCTCTGGAGAGGCTGGGGACCCACCGTGCTGCGGGACGTCCCCTTCTCGGGTATGCCTGGGGGGCACGGGGAGATGGGgggcccagggcagccctgtgctggtggGGGGGTGCCCAGTGGGTAGCACTGGTGtctcctctcccccagctctgtACTGGTTTAACTACGAGCTGGTGAGGACGTGGCTCTGCAGGCAGGCCTGGCTGGACGGGGCCACGTTCATGGTCAGCTTCACATCCGGGGCCATCTCTGGCACGGTGAGTTTGGGACaccggggagggagggaggagtggggctgggatggtgctgggagGTGGCAAcagagctggcactgggcaggaaCCCCACGTCCTGGCTCACCATCCAGTGTCAACCCCACAGGTGGCCGCGGTGCTGACGCTGCCCTTCGACGTGGTCAAAACCCAGCGGCAGATCGAGCTGGGAGACAGTGAGGTGCACCCAGGTGAGGGGCCAGGCTCCAGGCAGGTGCCTGGGGGGGCAACCAGGACTCCCCACGGGTGTCCCCCAACCCTCACctgctcccttctctccccacaGTCACAGCCTCCAAGCCTTCCTCCACCTGGCTGCTCATGCAGCGGATCCGCGCCGAGTCTGGCACGCGGGGGCTGTTTGCAGGTGAGGATGTGCCCCGGCCCCGTGCTGGGGTTCCGGGTGCCCTGGTGTCACCCCAGGGCTCACGGCGCTGTCCTTGCAGGGTTCCTGCCCCGCGTCATCAAGGTGGCACCTGCCTGCGCCATCATGATCAGCACCTATGAATTTGGCAAGAGCTTCTTCCAGAAGCTgaaccaggagcagcagctgcggGGATTGTGAGCGggcctggggcagggctggatgtggCCGTGCCCAGGGgacagtgccagccctgctcctgccaggtgTCCCAGGAGCGGCGATCCGCACTCGGCTGTACAGAGCCCAAGTGCCTTcgttcctgctctgcctcccgCTGCCCGCACACGGAGCCAGGGCCAGCCTGGCCccactccctgtcccagccACTCTGGGGGAcatctgtgcctgctgctgtgacactggGGGGGATACGGAGCCCCCCGCACCCATCCCTTGGGGCTGgacagatgctgctgttggATTCATGGACACTCTCGCAAGGATGGGGTGTCCCAGGAGACTTGGCCTGgcaggagatggagctgggGCTCTGGCAAGGACCAAACTCCAGACCTCGGGGGcttctctgcctgcctgggccccccagccctgctctgtctgGGGATCTGCCCCCCGACCATCACTCACACACAGCCTCGCCTTGCTGGCTCTGCATGGCATGGGGACACGTCAGGACCCTCTCCCCGCCTCTGGACCTCTCCTCCCACTCGGGATGTCACCATCCCCGTCAGACCCTGCGTTGGACAGACCCTGTGTGGGGTCAGacctcactgctgctctggggggCCACTGTGGCACCCCTGCCCCATCCTTTCACTGCAGGggcctgccccagctctgcgGGCACTGCCCCCGTTACCCCGGGACTCATGGAGGGAATTTCTCctaatttcttaaataaaataattgtctCTTAGTGGAAGGatttctctctgtgtgctgGGGGGGCTGTAGAGACACCCGTGGGGTGATGGCCCTGTTGTGTGGGCACAGTCCTGTCACCCACAGGGTCCCTGCTGGGCATTCACTGGGGGTTAGGGGACCCCAGGGCCACCATCCTCCCCccggcagcccctgctgctgatgggcacggggctggcacagccttgGTTACCTGCTGTGGCCCAAaggagctctccctgcccagaggggctggaggaggctcACTGAGTGCCCCAGCATCCTTGCCTGGGGCAGGACCTTGTGGCAGGGGGCCACGAGGGGTCTGTTCCCTGCTGGGGAGGTGGGTGACAGGCCAGCTCTGCTTGCTGCGTTTATTGATTCCTTTTGCTTCAACAAGGCAGATGGggctgaaataaaaaccaaaatcacccaaaacaacccaaaacccaggggaggaagagggaggaagagtCCTCCCCCTGTTGTGGGGATACTGCTGCAAGGGGGGACAGGCAGCCCCTCCCCAGtgcaggggagctgggggaCACCAGGCAGGCACAGCCCGGGAGGGCACCAAGGGCTGAGCAGGACGGACAGCGGGGCCACGCCAGACCCTCACCCCGGGAAGGGGCCTGGCCCCAACCCCCCCTTGCTCCCCAGCAGCTGTCactccccgtgtcccccccaccGTGGCACAGTTCATTCCCCCAGTCCTGCACCCCCCATCCCAACAGGTCCGTGTCTCCAGCCGGGGTCCAGGCTGGGGGGGGCCGAGGCGCAGCCGGGGTGGGGTCTCAAGATGGGGAGGGGGATGTCTGTCCCCAGCCTCCCCGGTGGGATCGGCGAGTCCCTCGTTGGTCCCGGGGTGGCGAGGGGGCCCGAGCTCAGTCAGTCCTGTGCCATCACACTGGGccggggggcggcgcgggggccggGGGTCTCAGCTGGGGCTGCGGGTCGGGCTGGCTTCCGTGCTGTCGCTCACCAGGCACTCGTTGGACTTGAGGCTGGCCAGGGActtgcagctgggcagggaggccAGGGAGCCGCAGAGCCCCAGCATGGAGGGCGTGGGGTCCTTCCCTGCGGGCAGAGAGGGGCGTCACAGGGGGCTCGGCCTcgtgtcccagccctgccaccccgGGGGGACAGGGACCACCTCTCCGGGGGCGACCTGgcttccctgcactgctggggcagcatTCCAACCATGAGGAGGGGGCTGCTGGTGGGTCCTGACACCTGGGTGCATGTGGGGAGACGTGCTGAGCCCCGGGGGCACCCTATGGTGGGTGGGGGGGTCTTACCCAAGGGCCCCCAGGGCTCCCCTTCGCGCTTGCCCTCGCCCAGGCGCTGGGAGTCGGAGCTGAGGCTGTTCTCGGCCGAGAGCTGGTCGGTGCTCAcgaagctgtgcctgcagagggacagctctgagccccctggggctggcacagcccttcTGCCCCTCCCACACCTCGTGTCCCCCCCGGGGTAAGGCAGGGTGCTTCGGCAGGTCTCTGCCCCCACGGTGAGCTTGCCTTCTGTAGAGTTTGCTGTCCGAGCCGCTCTCGTTGCCATTGAGGGTTCCCAGGGAGGGCCACTGGTTGACCAGGGGTGTCACCATCTCCTTGGAGAGCTGGGCCAGCTGTGGGTTCTCGCAGGGGATCAGCCCCGTCCTGCAACAAAGGCAGGTGCTCagcacctggcacagccaccagtgctggggagctgccagGTGACACGGCCCACGGGACAtgtgggacactggggacacccagggccTGTGgggcagcctggctccagggacccccagccccccgagccccctggcagtggcagtgggTCCCCActcacagctgctcctgcagctccaggatgacgccctccagctccctcttctccagctggTTCTGCACCATCACCTCCTCCAGCCGGAGCTTCAGCCGCTTGTTCTCCGCCTCCAGGTCCTTCAGCTGCGACTCCCGCAGCCgcaccagctcctccaggtACCCCTGTGTGAGGCCACCGTCAGTGGTGCGCCCCTGCCACCTAcccaatgtccccagggctgtccagAGTGACAGTGAGCGGGCTGGGTCACCgcagcagcaggatgaaggGCTGAGGGTACCACTGGGCTGTGGGAGCGGGGATGCAGAggcagagatgctccaggctggagcatCCTGGGGAAGTTGATACCCCGACAGGCCCAGCCTGTCTCCTGGTACCTTTTGGGCGTAAACAATGCGGAATTTCTGCTCCATCTTGCGCCACTTGTTGTACCAGCTGTCCTCGTCGGTGACCAGGGGCAGGTAGGGGTGTTCAGGTGAGCTGTCCTCGCTTGTGCTGCTCTCCACACTgccccgctcctcctcctcactcagGTAGTCATAGCTGGGGGGTGTGGGGGCTCAGCAGGGGCTGTCAGGGGTTCAGGGAGCCCCATCGTGGTGCTGG encodes:
- the SLC25A39 gene encoding probable mitochondrial glutathione transporter SLC25A39 isoform X1, translated to MAEKMPPSPGGGITPLQQMLASGTGAILTSLFVTPLDVVKIRLQAQRTPFSKVLAAQSVPWGAQPATWKCFLYCNGLMDHLYVCQNGNGCTAWYKAPGHFTGTLDAFVKITRYEGIRSLWSGLPPTLVMAVPATVIYFTTYDQLRDYLHARMGSWNHYIPLLAGALARLGAVTVISPLELIRTKMQSQQLSYRELRVCIQSAVAQDGWLSLWRGWGPTVLRDVPFSALYWFNYELVRTWLCRQAWLDGATFMVSFTSGAISGTVAAVLTLPFDVVKTQRQIELGDSEVHPVTASKPSSTWLLMQRIRAESGTRGLFAGFLPRVIKVAPACAIMISTYEFGKSFFQKLNQEQQLRGL
- the SLC25A39 gene encoding probable mitochondrial glutathione transporter SLC25A39 isoform X2; translation: MAEKMPPSPGGGITPLQQMLASGTGAILTSLFVTPLDVVKIRLQAQRTPFSKGKCFLYCNGLMDHLYVCQNGNGCTAWYKAPGHFTGTLDAFVKITRYEGIRSLWSGLPPTLVMAVPATVIYFTTYDQLRDYLHARMGSWNHYIPLLAGALARLGAVTVISPLELIRTKMQSQQLSYRELRVCIQSAVAQDGWLSLWRGWGPTVLRDVPFSALYWFNYELVRTWLCRQAWLDGATFMVSFTSGAISGTVAAVLTLPFDVVKTQRQIELGDSEVHPVTASKPSSTWLLMQRIRAESGTRGLFAGFLPRVIKVAPACAIMISTYEFGKSFFQKLNQEQQLRGL
- the RUNDC3A gene encoding RUN domain-containing protein 3A isoform X3, with translation MEASWVPAAMALGLSSKKASSRNIAVERKNLITVCRFSVKTLLEKYTADPIDDSSEEFVNFAAILEQILSHRFKGPVSWFSSDGQRGFWDYIRLACSKVPNNCVSSIENMENISTSRAKGRAWIRVALMEKRMSEYISTALRDTRTTRRFYDDGAIMLREESTVLTGMLIGLSAIDFSFCLKGEVMDGKTPVVIDYTPYLKFTQSYDYLSEEEERGSVESSTSEDSSPEHPYLPLVTDEDSWYNKWRKMEQKFRIVYAQKGYLEELVRLRESQLKDLEAENKRLKLRLEEVMVQNQLEKRELEGVILELQEQLTGLIPCENPQLAQLSKEMVTPLVNQWPSLGTLNGNESGSDSKLYRRHSFVSTDQLSAENSLSSDSQRLGEGKREGEPWGPLGKDPTPSMLGLCGSLASLPSCKSLASLKSNECLVSDSTEASPTRSPS